A region from the Deinococcus misasensis DSM 22328 genome encodes:
- a CDS encoding transporter substrate-binding domain-containing protein, whose amino-acid sequence MSKLTALLLLSLTSLMSAAQADKLDTVKKRGKLVCGVNDKLPGFGFLDSNGKYSGFDVDFCKGVAAAIFGDASKVQYVPLTAAVRFTAVQSGEVDVVFRNTTYTSSRDGEVGMDFGPVTFYDGQGVMVKKEAPVKKITDLDGATICTNQGTTTEQNITDYFRLKKKQFKLLTFQDFDKVMAAFDQGRCDAVTTDASGLASRRAA is encoded by the coding sequence ATGTCCAAACTCACTGCATTGCTCTTACTGAGCCTCACCAGTCTGATGTCTGCCGCTCAAGCAGACAAACTCGACACCGTCAAAAAACGCGGCAAGCTCGTCTGCGGCGTCAATGACAAACTCCCCGGATTTGGTTTCCTCGATTCCAACGGCAAGTACTCCGGCTTCGATGTCGATTTCTGCAAAGGCGTCGCCGCCGCCATCTTTGGCGATGCCAGCAAAGTCCAGTACGTTCCCCTCACCGCAGCCGTGCGTTTCACGGCTGTCCAGAGTGGCGAAGTCGATGTGGTCTTCAGAAACACCACCTACACCTCTTCACGGGACGGTGAAGTGGGCATGGACTTCGGTCCGGTCACCTTCTACGACGGTCAGGGCGTGATGGTCAAAAAAGAAGCACCCGTCAAGAAAATCACCGACCTTGATGGCGCCACCATCTGCACCAACCAGGGCACCACCACCGAGCAGAACATCACCGATTACTTCCGCCTCAAGAAGAAACAATTCAAACTCCTCACCTTCCAGGACTTTGACAAGGTCATGGCTGCCTTCGATCAGGGCCGTTGCGATGCCGTCACCACCGACGCCTCGGGCCTCGCTTCCAGACGGGCAGC